A genomic window from Acinetobacter lwoffii includes:
- a CDS encoding thiazole synthase: MQDLLQIGSRQFQSRLLVGTGKYKDLNETQQAIETSGAEIVTVAIRRVNIGQDPDQPNLLSVIPPEKYTILPNTAGCFDANSAVRTCMLARELLDGHNLVKLEVLGDEKTLYPNVTETLKAARTLIDDGFEIMVYTSDDPIVAQELESMGCVAIMPLGSLIGSGLGILNPHTLSIIKENAKVPVLVDAGVGTASDAAIAMELGCDGVLMNTAIAAAQNPVLMASAMKKAVEAGREAFLAGRMPRKRMANASSPETGYFFK, encoded by the coding sequence ATGCAAGATTTATTACAGATTGGTTCACGCCAATTCCAGTCACGCCTTTTGGTAGGCACGGGCAAATACAAAGATTTAAATGAAACTCAGCAGGCCATTGAAACCAGTGGTGCAGAGATTGTCACTGTCGCTATTCGCCGTGTCAATATTGGCCAAGATCCTGACCAGCCGAATCTGCTATCAGTGATTCCTCCGGAAAAATATACCATTTTGCCGAATACTGCAGGTTGCTTCGATGCCAATAGTGCCGTCCGCACCTGTATGCTGGCGCGTGAGTTGCTCGATGGCCACAATCTGGTCAAACTTGAAGTTTTAGGTGATGAAAAAACGCTTTATCCAAACGTGACTGAAACATTGAAAGCCGCTCGTACCTTGATTGACGATGGCTTTGAGATCATGGTTTATACCTCGGATGATCCAATCGTGGCGCAAGAGCTGGAAAGCATGGGCTGTGTTGCGATTATGCCATTGGGTAGCCTGATTGGTTCTGGTCTGGGCATTCTGAATCCACACACCCTGTCAATCATCAAGGAAAATGCCAAAGTTCCTGTCCTGGTCGATGCCGGTGTCGGTACAGCAAGTGATGCCGCGATTGCGATGGAACTGGGTTGTGATGGTGTACTCATGAATACGGCGATTGCAGCTGCACAAAATCCGGTCTTGATGGCATCTGCGATGAAAAAAGCAGTTGAAGCAGGCCGAGAAGCTTTTCTTGCAGGCCGTATGCCGCGCAAGCGTATGGCCAATGCCAGCTCGCCGGAAACCGGCTATTTCTTTAAATAA
- a CDS encoding glutathione binding-like protein: MKLYYSPGACSLAAHIILNEINVDFDLERVDLKTHKTEKGTDYYEVNPKGYVPALEINPGLILTENVAILPFLAQHDPKQDLIPPSGMGRAKVLEWLGYLNSELHDAYAVFFGGKLSDDEKKKAYAEVDRLLSYIDKAIGESDNDYLVDDNFGPADAYLFVLTNWSNQIEHDLSPYKNIIHIRNKVAERQSVQIAMRDEGLIP; encoded by the coding sequence ATGAAGCTTTACTATTCACCAGGTGCCTGCTCACTGGCAGCACATATTATTTTAAATGAAATTAATGTCGATTTTGATTTGGAACGTGTTGATTTAAAAACACATAAAACAGAAAAAGGTACGGATTATTACGAAGTTAATCCTAAAGGTTATGTACCAGCGTTAGAAATTAACCCTGGTCTGATCCTGACAGAAAATGTTGCAATTCTACCGTTTCTTGCTCAACACGATCCAAAACAAGATCTGATTCCGCCATCGGGCATGGGACGTGCCAAGGTACTTGAATGGCTAGGTTATCTGAATTCTGAACTACATGATGCCTATGCGGTGTTCTTCGGTGGCAAGTTATCCGACGATGAAAAGAAAAAAGCCTATGCAGAGGTTGATCGCCTATTAAGTTATATCGATAAAGCGATTGGTGAATCAGACAATGATTATCTGGTGGATGATAACTTTGGCCCTGCGGATGCTTATCTGTTTGTCTTGACCAACTGGTCGAACCAGATTGAGCATGATCTGAGTCCATATAAAAATATTATTCATATCCGTAATAAGGTGGCAGAACGTCAGTCTGTACAGATTGCCATGCGTGATGAAGGTCTGATTCCTTAA